Proteins from a single region of Granulicella tundricola MP5ACTX9:
- a CDS encoding efflux RND transporter permease subunit: protein MSGFAIRNPYLIIVVCLLIAILGTVSTASMPVDMFPPIDLPVVAVATFYSGMPPQQIETNITYHLERQFTLAGGIDHMESRSLPGVSLIKIYFHTGVNPDAAAATISTLAMADLHDMPPGTYPPIVLKQDASSMPVALVTLGGEGLSESQLKDTAQNFVRNQLASVQGASVPQPFGGKWRQIMLYADPYKLEANQLSPMDVVRAVNEANVVLPAGDAEIGRFDYNIYTNSILKGMDDIANVPLKMEGQNPVRIGDVAEPKDSFSRQYNVVHVDGKRAVYLPIFKQGGDSNTISIVNGVRATLKKLYDVPASLKTAVVFDQSRFVRTAIETLVHEGGIGLFLTCLMILVFLGSVRATLAVFFSIPLSILATFFVLHLAGNSLNSMMLGGLALALSRLIDNSVVVLENIFRHLEGGESPTVAARNGGSEVALPVLAGTLTTVVVFFPVTLLFGVSKFLFTALASAVVVSLLASYFVALTVVPLFCANFIKSPHGDVPVALGAGVGSQHPVTPAPSSHSKTGLGARFTAGFNRGFEGLLVRYESLMQRVLEWPRATLLWCGLGCLLSLLLFPLMGLSFFPRTDAGQFVINFKAPSGTNINATEQETSHLESIIRTIVPKHDLGMIVSNIGVDPGFSALFSSNSAAHTAFLQVALQPDHATSSFTYIDRVKAEMKKQMPELQAFFSSGSLVDGVLNMGSPAPIDVRVTGSDMTQDVDIAQGIANKVREIHGVADVYIPQDVDYPSLRLTIDRTRASELGLTEKEVVSNIITALTSNTMIAPSIWIDPKSGNNYFLTVMYKEGQVKSLDDLRAIPLHGEHITQPTRLDMVANIQQFNAPTELDHTQIRRAVDVYVRPQEEDLSRITKQIEKILSDSKLPHGVEAKLSGSVESMNASFRSFAIGLTLSVLLLYLILVAQFRSFLDPFIILLALPPGITGVIVALLLWGSTLNVMSLMGVVMLAGIALSNSILIVEFAHHLLSEGMQVREAIVTSCRVRLRPILMTSLATLIGLLPMALKLGEGSESYAPLAQALIGGLTLSVAFTVFLVPAGFYLAYKDRVVSSPVEFVSV from the coding sequence ATGTCGGGATTTGCGATCCGAAATCCGTATCTGATCATCGTCGTCTGCCTGCTCATCGCCATCCTCGGCACGGTCAGCACGGCAAGCATGCCGGTTGATATGTTTCCCCCCATCGATCTTCCCGTGGTTGCCGTCGCAACGTTCTACTCAGGTATGCCCCCTCAGCAGATCGAGACCAACATCACTTACCATCTCGAGCGGCAATTTACGCTGGCGGGCGGCATCGATCACATGGAATCTCGGTCTCTGCCCGGCGTCAGTCTCATCAAGATCTACTTCCACACCGGTGTAAATCCTGACGCTGCCGCAGCCACCATTTCAACACTCGCCATGGCGGACCTCCATGACATGCCTCCCGGGACATACCCACCGATCGTACTCAAGCAGGATGCATCGAGCATGCCGGTCGCGCTCGTGACGCTTGGCGGTGAAGGGCTAAGCGAAAGCCAGTTGAAAGACACAGCACAAAACTTCGTCAGAAACCAACTGGCGAGCGTCCAGGGTGCTTCTGTCCCACAGCCGTTCGGAGGCAAGTGGCGCCAGATCATGCTGTATGCCGACCCGTACAAGTTGGAGGCGAATCAGCTCAGCCCTATGGATGTCGTCCGCGCGGTCAACGAAGCAAACGTCGTCTTACCTGCGGGTGACGCTGAGATCGGGCGCTTCGATTACAACATCTACACCAATTCCATACTCAAGGGGATGGATGACATCGCCAACGTTCCCCTCAAGATGGAAGGTCAGAATCCCGTACGCATTGGGGACGTAGCAGAGCCAAAGGATTCCTTCAGCAGGCAATACAACGTAGTCCACGTCGATGGAAAACGCGCCGTCTATCTTCCCATCTTCAAGCAGGGCGGCGATTCAAACACAATCTCCATCGTTAATGGTGTCCGCGCGACCCTCAAGAAACTGTACGACGTCCCCGCCTCGTTGAAGACCGCCGTTGTATTTGACCAGTCGAGATTTGTCCGCACCGCCATCGAAACCCTCGTGCACGAAGGTGGCATCGGTCTTTTCCTCACCTGCCTTATGATCCTCGTCTTCCTCGGAAGTGTGCGAGCCACCCTCGCCGTCTTCTTCTCCATCCCCCTTTCTATTCTGGCTACGTTCTTCGTCCTGCATCTCGCTGGCAACTCCCTCAACAGCATGATGCTGGGCGGCCTTGCACTCGCCCTCTCGCGACTGATCGACAACTCGGTCGTCGTACTTGAGAACATCTTCCGTCACCTTGAGGGCGGCGAATCACCCACCGTAGCCGCTCGGAACGGAGGCAGTGAAGTAGCCCTTCCGGTCCTAGCCGGCACCTTGACGACCGTAGTCGTCTTCTTCCCTGTAACCTTGCTCTTCGGCGTCAGCAAGTTCCTCTTTACCGCCTTGGCCTCAGCCGTTGTCGTGTCTCTCTTAGCCTCTTACTTCGTAGCGCTCACCGTCGTCCCTCTCTTTTGTGCCAATTTCATCAAGAGCCCTCATGGAGACGTCCCCGTGGCTCTGGGAGCAGGAGTTGGCAGCCAGCATCCCGTTACCCCGGCGCCTTCATCACATTCCAAAACAGGTCTGGGCGCAAGATTCACCGCTGGCTTCAATAGGGGCTTTGAAGGCCTGCTCGTCCGTTACGAAAGTCTCATGCAGCGTGTATTGGAATGGCCGCGCGCGACTCTTCTCTGGTGCGGTCTCGGCTGCCTTCTCAGCCTGCTGCTATTCCCTCTCATGGGCCTTTCATTCTTCCCCAGGACGGACGCAGGGCAGTTCGTGATCAACTTCAAGGCGCCCTCCGGCACAAATATCAATGCAACGGAGCAGGAGACCAGCCATCTCGAATCGATCATTCGCACCATTGTGCCGAAGCATGACCTCGGCATGATCGTCTCCAATATCGGCGTGGACCCCGGCTTCTCAGCGCTCTTCTCCTCAAATTCAGCGGCGCATACCGCGTTTCTCCAAGTCGCACTCCAGCCCGACCACGCCACCAGCAGCTTCACTTACATCGATCGAGTTAAAGCAGAGATGAAGAAGCAGATGCCGGAGCTGCAGGCATTCTTCTCTTCCGGAAGTCTCGTTGACGGCGTCTTGAACATGGGCTCACCGGCCCCCATCGACGTGCGTGTCACTGGGTCTGACATGACTCAGGACGTAGACATCGCACAAGGCATTGCCAACAAGGTCCGCGAGATCCACGGCGTCGCCGATGTCTACATCCCACAGGATGTCGATTATCCCTCGCTTCGCCTCACGATCGACCGCACGCGTGCAAGCGAGTTGGGCCTCACAGAAAAAGAGGTTGTAAGCAATATCATCACCGCCCTCACCTCAAACACTATGATCGCTCCCAGCATTTGGATCGATCCAAAGAGCGGCAATAACTACTTCCTCACCGTCATGTACAAGGAAGGCCAGGTGAAGTCACTTGATGACCTCCGTGCCATCCCCCTCCATGGAGAGCACATCACGCAGCCCACACGCCTGGACATGGTGGCGAACATTCAACAATTCAACGCTCCCACGGAACTCGATCACACCCAGATTCGTCGAGCAGTGGACGTCTACGTTCGACCTCAGGAAGAAGATCTCAGCCGCATCACGAAGCAAATTGAAAAGATACTCTCGGATTCAAAATTACCCCACGGAGTCGAGGCAAAACTGTCAGGAAGTGTGGAATCGATGAACGCCTCCTTCCGCAGCTTTGCGATTGGCCTGACGCTGTCCGTGCTGCTGCTTTATCTGATCCTCGTTGCCCAGTTCCGCTCATTCCTTGACCCGTTCATCATCCTTCTTGCACTTCCCCCCGGCATCACAGGAGTCATCGTAGCGTTGCTCCTCTGGGGATCCACTCTGAACGTCATGTCCTTAATGGGTGTTGTCATGCTCGCCGGCATCGCACTCTCAAACAGCATCTTGATCGTCGAGTTCGCACACCACCTTCTGAGCGAAGGCATGCAAGTCCGCGAAGCCATCGTCACCTCCTGCCGCGTGCGGCTTCGCCCCATCCTCATGACCTCTCTCGCAACCCTCATCGGACTCCTGCCCATGGCCCTGAAACTCGGAGAGGGCAGCGAGTCGTACGCGCCCCTGGCCCAGGCACTGATCGGTGGCCTAACCTTGTCCGTCGCGTTCACAGTATTCCTGGTGCCGGCCGGCTTCTACCTCGCCTACAAGGATCGCGTAGTCAGTTCGCCCGTCGAGTTTGTTTCTGTGTGA
- a CDS encoding response regulator transcription factor, whose amino-acid sequence MRVLIVEDELRLAENVAEALRQGPGFAVDHAEDGEAAIHLAANACYDLIILDLNLPKMDGPAVLHRLRATGDKTPTLILTARAERESIVALLNAGADDYLTKPFDLGELIARAKALIRRSTGVAAPSIRLGELEVDTLQQTVSRAGTLIPLSPMEYRILEYLIHRPRIIVSKRQLLEHMYDFNWEHHSNVIEAHLSNLRRKLDPSGSEPVIETLRGRGYRLLAGPQGIR is encoded by the coding sequence ATGCGTGTGCTCATCGTTGAGGACGAACTCCGGCTCGCGGAAAACGTCGCTGAAGCCCTGCGCCAGGGTCCTGGCTTCGCAGTCGATCACGCCGAAGATGGCGAAGCCGCAATCCATCTCGCCGCCAACGCCTGTTACGACCTCATCATCCTTGATCTCAACCTCCCCAAAATGGATGGTCCCGCAGTGCTCCATCGCCTTCGCGCCACCGGCGATAAAACCCCCACCCTAATCCTCACCGCGCGCGCAGAGCGCGAGTCCATTGTCGCTCTCCTCAACGCCGGCGCGGACGACTACCTCACCAAGCCCTTTGACCTCGGCGAACTTATCGCCCGCGCCAAAGCCCTCATCCGCCGCTCCACCGGCGTCGCCGCCCCATCCATCCGCCTCGGCGAGCTTGAAGTCGACACCCTCCAGCAGACCGTCTCACGCGCCGGCACCCTCATCCCCCTCTCGCCCATGGAGTACCGCATCCTTGAGTACCTCATCCACCGCCCGCGCATCATCGTCTCCAAACGCCAACTCCTTGAGCACATGTACGACTTCAACTGGGAGCACCATTCCAACGTCATCGAGGCCCATCTCTCCAACCTCCGCCGCAAACTTGACCCTAGCGGCAGCGAGCCCGTCATCGAAACCCTCCGCGGCAGAGGCTACCGCCTCCTCGCAGGCCCACAGGGCATCCGGTGA
- a CDS encoding sensor histidine kinase, whose amino-acid sequence MKAYSLTRRLITAILLVELCSTLILVTSAGIYEGISRFRAFDIMLRGRADSMLGAVQDAEDPQDNVMLDGTQSFAPQRDIYAVRDELGRLLGHSHNWPDAESAFNSSHSGFSSLKIAGRSYRVIRVEGLRMVDPGDKGGGIPRHVVILYGARTHPLWESIEHTIAFYALLSLILLATSGLIMLRLLRRGLSPLTDLAAHAAQVSVDSWHFHPSDTVRAVQELAPLANALETVLARLERSFEQQRHFVSDAAHELKTSVAVIKSTLQLLVMKNRTAEEYREGLKRAEADSERMEQLVAAMLTLAGLEATNTLSTSRSHADLTEILAEVTQHFQSISEASGITITLHAPTHVTVIGDREKIRLLCSNLIHNALQHSPPGAEIRAIVTSAPQATQLRIEDDGEGIASEALPHVFERFYRGDVSRSRKTGGTGLGLAISKAIVQELHGAIAIESTIAQGTRVIVDLPHSLTV is encoded by the coding sequence GTGAAAGCCTACTCCCTCACCCGCCGTCTCATCACCGCCATCCTCCTCGTCGAGCTATGTTCCACCCTCATCCTCGTCACAAGCGCCGGTATCTATGAGGGCATCTCCCGCTTCCGAGCCTTCGACATCATGCTCCGTGGCCGCGCGGACTCAATGCTCGGTGCAGTCCAGGATGCAGAAGATCCCCAGGACAACGTCATGCTGGACGGCACCCAGTCCTTCGCTCCGCAGCGCGATATCTACGCCGTCCGCGACGAACTCGGCCGTCTGCTCGGTCACTCTCATAACTGGCCGGACGCAGAGTCTGCCTTCAACTCCTCGCACTCTGGCTTCTCCTCGCTCAAAATTGCCGGCAGGTCCTACCGAGTCATCCGCGTCGAAGGCCTCAGAATGGTGGACCCCGGCGACAAGGGCGGCGGCATCCCCCGCCACGTCGTCATACTCTACGGCGCACGTACTCACCCTCTCTGGGAGAGCATCGAGCACACCATCGCCTTCTATGCCCTGCTCAGCCTGATCCTCCTAGCCACCAGCGGCCTCATCATGCTGCGCCTTCTCCGCCGGGGTCTCTCGCCTCTCACAGACCTCGCCGCCCATGCCGCCCAAGTCTCCGTAGACTCCTGGCACTTCCACCCCTCGGACACCGTCCGAGCCGTCCAGGAGTTAGCCCCCCTGGCCAACGCCCTCGAAACCGTACTCGCCCGGCTCGAACGCTCCTTCGAGCAGCAGCGACACTTCGTTAGCGACGCTGCCCACGAGCTCAAAACCTCCGTCGCCGTGATCAAATCCACCCTCCAGCTCCTCGTGATGAAAAACCGTACCGCAGAGGAATACCGTGAAGGCCTCAAGAGAGCCGAAGCTGACTCCGAGCGCATGGAGCAACTCGTCGCCGCCATGCTCACCCTCGCCGGCCTAGAAGCCACCAACACCCTGAGTACCTCCAGAAGCCACGCAGACCTCACCGAGATCCTCGCGGAGGTAACCCAGCACTTCCAATCCATATCGGAAGCCTCCGGCATCACCATCACCCTCCACGCGCCCACACACGTCACGGTCATCGGAGACCGAGAAAAAATTCGCCTCCTGTGCTCCAATCTCATCCACAATGCCCTCCAGCACAGCCCCCCAGGCGCAGAGATCCGCGCCATCGTCACATCCGCCCCTCAAGCGACCCAGCTCCGCATAGAAGACGACGGAGAAGGCATAGCCTCGGAAGCTCTCCCTCACGTCTTCGAGCGCTTCTACCGCGGCGACGTCTCCCGCAGCCGCAAGACCGGAGGAACCGGCCTGGGACTCGCCATCTCCAAAGCCATCGTCCAGGAACTACACGGCGCAATCGCCATCGAAAGTACGATCGCACAAGGTACCCGCGTTATCGTCGATCTCCCCCACTCCCTCACCGTATAA
- a CDS encoding YncE family protein, which produces MNTRFLTLCACAATLTSFVSSPAHAQKPFHITDRWVVGGEGGWDYLTADPASHRLYITHTNRVEVLDTTTGKSIGAVTGLTRTHGVVIMPDGKTGFVSDGGANQVVAFDTKTFAAITKIPAGTNPDGIAYEPTTNTIWAFNGRSKDATVIDVAQKKSIATIPLPGKPEFPQADGKGTVFVNIEDKNSIVRLDAKSMKATATWPLTGCDSPSGMAIDASGSRLFSVCDGNKMAVTDATTGKSLATPKIGADPDAAGYDPKSKLAFSSNGEGSLTIVDASKPGYPVLQTLTTEKGARTMSFDSGNGKVYLVTSKFAPADPANPKARPAPLSGTFTVLVVGR; this is translated from the coding sequence ATGAACACCCGTTTCCTCACCCTCTGCGCCTGCGCCGCCACCCTCACCTCGTTTGTGTCATCCCCCGCCCATGCGCAGAAACCCTTCCACATCACGGACCGCTGGGTCGTCGGCGGAGAAGGTGGCTGGGATTACCTCACAGCCGACCCCGCATCTCATCGCCTCTACATCACCCACACCAACCGCGTTGAGGTCCTTGACACTACCACCGGCAAATCCATCGGCGCAGTCACCGGCCTCACCCGCACCCATGGAGTCGTCATCATGCCGGACGGTAAGACCGGCTTCGTCAGTGATGGCGGTGCCAACCAGGTCGTAGCTTTCGACACCAAGACCTTCGCCGCAATCACAAAGATCCCCGCTGGCACCAATCCCGACGGCATCGCCTACGAGCCCACCACTAATACCATCTGGGCCTTCAACGGTCGCAGCAAGGATGCCACCGTCATTGACGTCGCCCAGAAGAAATCCATCGCCACAATCCCCCTTCCCGGCAAGCCCGAGTTCCCCCAGGCCGACGGCAAAGGCACAGTCTTCGTCAACATCGAAGACAAGAACTCCATCGTCCGCCTCGACGCCAAATCCATGAAGGCCACCGCTACCTGGCCCCTCACCGGCTGTGACTCGCCTTCCGGCATGGCCATTGACGCCTCCGGCTCCCGCCTCTTCTCCGTCTGCGACGGCAACAAGATGGCCGTCACCGACGCCACCACCGGCAAATCCCTCGCCACCCCCAAGATCGGCGCAGACCCTGACGCCGCCGGCTACGACCCCAAGTCCAAGCTCGCCTTCTCCTCCAACGGCGAGGGCTCCCTCACCATCGTCGACGCCTCCAAGCCCGGCTACCCCGTCCTCCAGACCCTCACCACGGAAAAAGGCGCACGCACCATGTCATTCGATTCCGGTAACGGCAAGGTCTACCTCGTCACCTCAAAGTTCGCCCCGGCCGATCCCGCAAACCCAAAGGCCCGCCCCGCTCCGCTCTCCGGCACCTTCACTGTCCTGGTAGTCGGACGATAG
- a CDS encoding TolC family protein, with protein sequence MKKHSFILCTGLALAPMASRPLPAQQAPAALPVITLDEALARASNSEPAYAAAQAASKTAALDRSIARSALLPSITYHNAYQFTQANGSTNQAGPSGSQSSPKFIANNAVHEYSSQGVVNETLGLGQLNAVARASAAAAVANAELEISRRGLTATVVTLFYSATTARNKVQVEQRAADEATSFVNLTTNREAARESAHADVLKAQLTQQQRQRDLADASLAAEKARLDLAVLLFPDPRTPYDLAIPPAKPLPTQPEIEVAAKTGNPELQSALASLRAANLDIKAAQSAYLPDLALNYTYGIDAEQFAVNGPGGVRNLGYSASATLDIPIWDWFSTQHKIKQTQILRDSAKVALTSTQRTLIAQLEEFYNEASLSERQLTSLQLTVDTARESLRLTRLRYTAGESTVLEVVDAQGTLTSAELALADGNVRYQQALANLQLLTGTI encoded by the coding sequence ATGAAGAAGCACTCCTTCATCCTCTGCACGGGGTTGGCCCTGGCCCCAATGGCCAGCCGGCCCCTGCCAGCCCAGCAGGCTCCCGCCGCACTCCCGGTCATCACCCTGGACGAGGCCCTCGCCCGTGCTAGCAACAGCGAGCCCGCCTACGCCGCTGCCCAGGCCGCCAGCAAAACCGCCGCGCTGGACCGCTCCATCGCCAGATCAGCCCTGCTCCCCTCCATCACCTATCACAACGCATACCAGTTCACCCAGGCCAATGGCTCCACCAATCAGGCCGGCCCATCAGGTTCGCAGTCCTCACCCAAGTTCATCGCCAACAATGCCGTCCACGAGTACTCCAGCCAGGGCGTCGTCAACGAGACCCTCGGCCTCGGCCAGCTCAACGCAGTCGCCCGAGCCTCCGCCGCCGCAGCCGTCGCCAACGCTGAACTTGAAATCAGCCGCCGCGGCCTCACCGCTACCGTCGTCACCCTCTTCTACTCCGCCACCACCGCCCGCAACAAGGTCCAGGTAGAGCAGCGCGCAGCCGATGAAGCCACCAGCTTCGTCAACCTCACCACCAACCGCGAAGCGGCCCGCGAGTCCGCACACGCCGACGTCCTCAAGGCCCAGCTCACGCAGCAGCAGCGCCAGCGCGACCTCGCCGACGCCTCCCTCGCCGCAGAAAAAGCCCGCCTCGATCTCGCCGTCCTCCTCTTCCCGGACCCCCGCACCCCATACGACCTGGCCATCCCCCCGGCCAAGCCCCTCCCTACTCAGCCCGAGATCGAAGTGGCCGCCAAGACCGGCAACCCGGAGCTCCAAAGCGCCCTCGCCTCCCTCCGCGCCGCCAACCTCGATATCAAAGCCGCCCAGTCCGCCTACCTCCCAGACCTAGCCCTCAACTACACCTACGGCATTGACGCTGAGCAGTTCGCCGTCAACGGCCCCGGCGGCGTTCGCAACCTCGGTTATTCTGCCTCGGCCACGCTCGACATCCCCATCTGGGACTGGTTCTCCACCCAACACAAGATCAAACAAACCCAGATTCTGCGAGACTCCGCCAAGGTCGCCCTCACCTCGACTCAGCGAACCCTCATCGCTCAGTTGGAAGAGTTCTACAACGAAGCCTCCTTGTCTGAGCGCCAGCTCACCTCCCTCCAACTCACCGTGGACACCGCCCGCGAAAGCCTTCGCCTCACCCGCCTCCGCTACACCGCCGGCGAGTCCACCGTCCTTGAAGTCGTTGACGCCCAAGGCACTCTCACCTCAGCCGAGCTCGCCCTCGCAGACGGAAACGTCCGCTATCAGCAAGCCCTTGCCAACCTCCAACTCCTCACCGGAACCATCTAA
- a CDS encoding efflux RND transporter periplasmic adaptor subunit, protein MTPNQASGSRALILVALLLTAGGCKKTAPADDADKPVITVQAVHPTEGPITEDILADAILAPQAQAALQARITAPVKAFYVQRGAKVKAGQVLATLENQDLAAAALDNKGTYTAAQGTYTTATRQQVPQEETQARLDLEQARSTLALDQSILDARTQLFTQGAIPGRDVDTARSTVIQAKAAFDIAQQKFESIKSVGKTASLETAEGQLTSAKGKYLGAEAQLSYTSIRTPISGIVTERPLFAGETAAAGTAIITVMDTSVLLAKLHLAQRQAQQLALGAEAEIAIPGQDEPVKAKVSLISPALDPGSTTVEVWLKVANSDGKLKAGTAVHATIQGRTIPKALTIPADAVQRSAETGGKMVMIIATDGTAHKRNVTVGIATAETAQITSGLTPSDTVITTGGYGLDDGTKVKVGPAEDKDKADAADAKPAAGEKE, encoded by the coding sequence ATGACCCCAAACCAGGCATCCGGCTCTCGCGCTCTCATTCTCGTCGCCCTGCTTCTCACCGCCGGCGGCTGCAAAAAAACCGCCCCCGCAGACGATGCGGATAAACCCGTTATTACTGTTCAGGCCGTCCACCCCACAGAGGGCCCCATCACAGAGGACATTCTCGCCGATGCCATCCTGGCCCCCCAGGCTCAAGCCGCGCTCCAGGCCCGCATCACCGCACCCGTCAAGGCCTTCTACGTCCAGCGCGGAGCTAAGGTAAAGGCCGGTCAGGTCCTCGCCACCCTTGAAAATCAGGACCTCGCCGCCGCCGCTCTGGATAATAAGGGCACCTACACCGCCGCCCAGGGGACCTATACCACCGCCACCCGCCAGCAGGTCCCGCAGGAGGAGACCCAGGCCCGCCTCGATCTCGAGCAGGCCCGCTCCACCCTCGCCCTCGACCAGTCCATCCTCGACGCCCGCACCCAGCTCTTCACCCAGGGCGCAATTCCCGGCCGTGACGTCGACACCGCCCGCTCCACCGTCATCCAGGCCAAAGCCGCCTTCGACATCGCCCAGCAGAAGTTTGAATCCATCAAGAGTGTAGGCAAAACGGCGTCGCTCGAGACCGCCGAAGGCCAGCTCACCTCCGCCAAGGGCAAATACCTTGGAGCCGAAGCCCAGCTTAGCTACACCAGCATCCGCACGCCCATCTCCGGCATCGTCACGGAGCGCCCTCTCTTCGCCGGTGAGACCGCCGCAGCCGGAACCGCCATCATCACCGTCATGGACACCTCTGTCCTCCTCGCCAAGCTTCACCTGGCCCAGCGTCAGGCCCAGCAACTCGCCCTCGGTGCGGAAGCCGAGATCGCCATTCCTGGCCAGGACGAACCCGTCAAAGCCAAGGTCTCCCTCATCAGCCCCGCACTCGACCCCGGCAGCACAACAGTAGAAGTCTGGCTCAAAGTTGCAAACTCCGACGGTAAGCTCAAGGCCGGAACCGCCGTCCACGCCACCATCCAGGGACGCACTATTCCCAAGGCCCTCACCATCCCCGCAGACGCAGTCCAGCGCTCCGCAGAAACCGGTGGCAAGATGGTCATGATCATCGCCACCGACGGCACCGCCCACAAGCGCAATGTCACCGTAGGCATCGCCACCGCGGAAACCGCCCAGATCACCTCCGGACTCACCCCCTCAGACACCGTCATCACCACCGGAGGGTACGGCCTGGACGACGGTACCAAGGTCAAGGTCGGTCCGGCAGAGGATAAGGACAAGGCAGACGCAGCCGATGCCAAGCCCGCAGCGGGGGAAAAGGAATGA